The Pan troglodytes isolate AG18354 chromosome 8, NHGRI_mPanTro3-v2.0_pri, whole genome shotgun sequence genome window below encodes:
- the LOC104001142 gene encoding interleukin-9 receptor-like, with amino-acid sequence MSTWFLACTCVCTCVCSGVSVSGDGRGPNFTCLTNNNLRIDCHWSAPELGQGSSPRLLFISKQAPGGTHKCILWGSECTVVLPPKAVLLPSDNFIITFHHCTSGREQVSLVELQYLPWRHVKLDPLSDLQSILTWSISPALELMTTLLSYELGFKRQER; translated from the exons ATGAGCACCTGGTTCCTGGCCTGCACCTGCGTCTGCACCTGTGTCTGCTCGGGAGTCTCTGTCTCGGGGGATGGACGAG GGCCAAACTTCACCTGCCTCACCAACAACAATCTCAGGATCGATTGCCACTGGTCTGCCCCAGAGCTGGGCCAGGGCTCCAGCCCCAGGCTCCTCTTCATTAG CAAGCAGGCTCCTGGTGGCACACATAAGTGCATCTTGTGGGGCAGTGAGTGCACTGTCGTGCTTCCACCCAAGGCGGTGCTCCTGCCGTCTGACAATTTCATCATCACTTTCCACCACTGCACGTCTGGGAGGGAGCAGGTCAGCCTGGTGGAGCTGCAGTACCTGCCCTGGAGACACG TGAAGCTGGACCCGCTCTCTGACTTGCAGAGCATCCTGACCTGGAGCATCAGTCCTGCCTTGGAGCTGATGACCACACTTCTCAGCTATGAGCTGGGCTTCAAGAGGCAGGAGAGGTAA